The sequence below is a genomic window from Takifugu flavidus isolate HTHZ2018 chromosome 11, ASM371156v2, whole genome shotgun sequence.
GGCATCTGTCTTCTCTGTAGGTTGTCGATGTTCTGCATCCCGGCAAGGCCACAGTCCCCAAGACTGAAATCAGGGAGAAACTTGCCAAAATGTACAAGACCACCCCTGACGTTGTCTTCGTTTTTGGCTTCAGGACTCAGTTTGGCGGTGGCAAAACAACAGGCTTTGCAATGGTGTACGACTCCTTAGACTATGCCAAGAAAAATGAGCCCAAACACAGACTGGCCAGAGTAAGTTTTGCATTGAAATGTTGTATTTATGCAGTCCTGGGAAACTCGACTATTGGCTTATTTGAAGACTTCCTTTCACTTCTCACCAGTTCTCAAAATCTGTTTTGCATGAGAAGTGAATGGttttcaaatatatatatgtaaataatTGGGTTTCTCTGGATTAACGAATTTCTCTAGTTTAAGATGAATGATTGGGAACATGTTAATATTTCTTGCGGAAGGATACCTCTGCATCAGGGTTTTTGACTGATAGTCTGGCTGCAGTTGTCAGGAATGTCCAGATAAATAGCTGCTTGTATACTAATGATCTAGGTATTATACCTATGTGGTAACTACAGTACATTTACTATTATAACACAAAATGCATGTTGGCTTGTGTTTTCCAGCATGGTCTCTTTGAGAAAAAGAAGACTTCTAGGAAACAACGCAAAGAACGCAAGAACAGAATGAAGAAAGTACGAGGCACCAAGAAGGCCAGTGTGGGCGCTGCTAGCAAAAAGGTATAAAGTTCTTGTATGCATGTGCAGATGGAGCAGGAACTAGTCCGACATTGCAGACCAGATCAAAAGAATAAAGCAGGGCTTTAAGTGTTCATGATTTTTGTTGCTACacattttctttagtttttatGCTGTTGATCTTGGTTTTCACCCCTCTTTGCCTTTCCATTTCTTTGCCATTGTTCCAATCATTTCAATTGTGCTTCTGGAATCACAGAAGGTAAAGCTTGATAGACTAACTACCCTCGACAGGTGTAGTCAAGGAGTGATAGGAATACTACCCCTTGTGCACCCTCACTTACTCATCTGAAAGATACTTTTATTGCCCTTTGTGGTagagttttttattttaatcatagTAACCTGGGCTGAAAACTGAGTGACTTGATGGGCAAAAGCACTATAaacctcagtgtctccactTAATTTCTATAGATAAATGGGTAGATACATTTATTGAGAGGATTTCTAACGACATATAATCCCTAAAAACTAACAAGACAAAGCAAACTTCAATCGTGCACATCAGAGTTGAAAAGATGTGTAGAAGGGTGATTAATCCCCATACTTGACAGAACTCACCTTATATTTGAGGTTGTAGCACAACAGTTTGATAttctttttgatttatttattttaacatagAAGGTTAACGTGTTTTAACATTGTTCATCTTTTGTTCTTGATTTTGCTTCCCATGGATTTCTTATGCAGAAATAAAGTGTCAGTGTGCAGGTATAGATGCAGAAAAAGCATGGTGTGCTGTTGGTGTTGCACATCAAAAGTTAATATGATGAGAGTCGTGCACGtcacaaaccccccccccccaccacccccaaaCTCTTCCCATAGTTATTGTTTAACCTTCTATCCTTTTACCTGCTCCTCTTAAACCTCTTAATCTTAACTCTAGTGCTTTAATGTCTCAGCCGTGTGGTTAATAGTAGAAAAGCTGCAGTGTAGCATGTGGAGGCTTTGGGTGTGTTTCATGTAAAAGAAGTCTgggtttaaaacaaaaatcctCATCTTTGTACCTCAGTGTGTAACAGGACAAACCCTCAGAACCCTCTCGTCTGTTCAGCTTGCAATGAAGTACTAGTGACGGTAAAGATGATCTGTCCCACTCTCCTCTAACTGCTCGTATTCTCTCTACAGTGAGCCAGAGCTGCCAGGGAGGGTCTCCGTGCTCAAGATGTTCTTTTCTGTTGTCACCAAATAAAGTTTCGAAAAAAACCGGGACATTCTGTCAAGGATATATTGATTTGATTACTCTCCAGTGATTTCATCCTCAATCCACTGAGGTTTCGTCGGCACCGCCCAGTGTTAAACTGTTGGATACAGTATCAAGTGCTGTAATTGGAGTGTCCAGGTGTTGTGTAATAATGACCTCTGGTGGTCACCTTTAGGTTAACAGTTGCAAAACTAACCAATGACCCGAGCCACCACAAGGGGGCTGTCTCTGCTGACAAAGTAAGTCCTCAGACTAAAGCTCTAACCTGCTGGTTTCCCATTGAACTCATCCGCTCAGG
It includes:
- the rps24 gene encoding 40S ribosomal protein S24, which produces MNDTVTVRTRKFMTNRLLQRKQMVVDVLHPGKATVPKTEIREKLAKMYKTTPDVVFVFGFRTQFGGGKTTGFAMVYDSLDYAKKNEPKHRLARHGLFEKKKTSRKQRKERKNRMKKVRGTKKASVGAASKK